In Maritimibacter sp. DP1N21-5, a genomic segment contains:
- a CDS encoding Smr/MutS family protein encodes MTRKPRHLSPEERALWDRVAERTTPLHPTRPELPEALDPSARPKTPPKPPLKRFKVGQAVTATTPPHDLSPSIEDDVAKSPVAMDKKRFGKMKKGKLTPEARIDLHGLTLAQAHPALVRFVLESVADGRRLVLVITGKGKARESTGPIPERLGVLRHQVPHWLNLPPLSSHVLQITESHLKHGGRGAYYVYLRRAR; translated from the coding sequence ATGACAAGGAAACCCCGGCATCTTTCGCCCGAAGAGCGCGCGCTTTGGGACCGCGTGGCCGAGCGGACGACGCCCTTACACCCGACGCGGCCCGAATTGCCCGAGGCCCTCGACCCGTCCGCAAGGCCGAAGACACCGCCCAAACCGCCCCTGAAACGGTTCAAGGTCGGCCAGGCTGTGACCGCGACAACCCCACCCCATGACCTGAGCCCGTCGATCGAGGACGACGTTGCCAAATCGCCTGTCGCCATGGACAAGAAGCGGTTCGGCAAGATGAAGAAGGGTAAACTCACGCCCGAAGCGCGGATCGACCTTCACGGCCTTACGCTCGCCCAGGCGCATCCCGCCCTCGTGCGGTTTGTCCTCGAGAGCGTCGCCGATGGCCGACGCCTCGTGCTCGTCATTACCGGCAAAGGCAAGGCGCGGGAGTCCACCGGGCCGATCCCAGAGCGTCTTGGCGTTCTTCGCCATCAGGTGCCCCATTGGCTGAACCTGCCGCCGCTGTCCTCCCATGTGCTCCAGATCACGGAATCGCATCTGAAACACGGGGGTCGCGGGGCCTACTACGTGTATTTGCGTCGCGCGCGATGA